The DNA sequence ACGATGCATTCGTTGAGATATATCTATAATTATAGATAAAAATTGTAAAGAAATTGTAATAAATATAAAAGTAACAATAAAATTACGAATTATATAACGATCGATAATTTTCATATTATAAACGTTTTTGTAACAAAGGAATTATAGATTTTTTCCAATAAAAAAATTTATTGTGCATAATATGAATTTTCGCTTCTTGAAGAAGATGAAAATAAAAAGAAAGATTATGGATAGAGGCTATTTCTTTTGCTAAGCTATCTTTAGATAAAAAAAGATGTCTTAAATAAGATTTACTATATAATTGATCTACATCAGTCTTTCCGAATTCGTCTAAACAAGAATAGTCTTTTTCCCATTTTTTATTTTTAATATTCATAATTCCTTTCCATGTAAATAGCATTCCATGACGTCCATTCCTTGTAGGAAGAACACAATCAAACATATCTATTCCAAGAGAAATTCCTTCTAAAAGATCTGCAGGATATCCTACACCCATTAAATATCTAGGTTTTTTTTTAGGTAAAATATCTGTTAATAAATCAGTAATATTATATGTTTCTTCTTTTTCCTCTCCCAAACTTAACCCGCCTATAGCATATCCTTCTGCTTCTAACAATGAAATTTCTTCTGCAGAAAATCTCCTCAAATCCGGATAAATACTTCCTTGTAAAATTGGAAAAAAACTTTGCTTATAATTATATATTTCTGGATTCTCTTGTAAATAAGAGTAACATTTTTTTAACCAAAAATGTGTTTTTTTTAAAGATTTTTTAGCGACTGTATAACTACAAGGAAAAGAGGGACAATCATCGAAAGCCATGATAATATCTCCACCTATAAAACGTTGAATTTTCATAGATTTTTCAGGAGAAAAAAAATGAAAAGATCCATCTATCATAGATTTAAATAGAACTCCGTCTTCAGTATTTTTATTTAATTTTTTCAATGAAAAAATTTGAAAACCACCACTATCTGTTAATATAGATCCCTTCCAATTTAGAAAAGAATGAATTCCTCCAGCTTTATGTAATACTTCAATTCCTGGTTGAAAATATAAATGATAAGTATTTCCAATAGTTATTTCACACATTTTATAAAGTTCATGTGTTGGAACAGACTTTACATAACCTTTTGAAGCAACTGGCATAAAAATAGGAGTTTCAATTTTACTATGATCTGTTTCTAATACTCCTATTCTTGCTTTGGAATAATTATCTGTTTTAATTAAGTTAAATTTCATTTGAAAAAATTTAAAAATTATGGAATATATAGTAGTTATAAAACATAATTTCGTACTATTTACTGATAAAATAAAAATGAATTTTAAATATTATCATAAACCAGTTCTTCTCGAAGAGAGTATAGAAAACTTAATTACAGATCCAAATGGGATTTATGTAGATACTACTCTCGGTGGGGGAGGACATTCTGATGCTATTCTAAAAAAATTAAATCAAAAGGCAACTTTAATTGCTTTGGATCAAGACCAAGAATCTATCAAAAGAAATTTGATTATAGATAAACGTTTTCATCTTTTTCACAAAAATTTTATTCATATACGGGATATTTTGAATCAAAATCGGATTGATAAAGTATCAGGAATATTAGTTGATTTAGGGTTTTCATCTTTACAAATAGATAATCCAAAAAGAGGTTTTTCGAATCAATCTAATTGTATTTTAGATATGAGAATGAATCAAGAATCTTTGTATTCTGCTCAAAATGTTCTAAATGAATGTTCAAAAAAAGAGTTATTTCATATATTTTATGAATATGGAGAATTTAAAAATGCAAAAAAAATTGCAGAAAAAATATTTAAAATGCGTTTAAAAAAAAATATTAAAACTGCTTTGGATTTAATTCATCTTTTTTTTATAAAAGGATCTTTTAAAAAAAGAAAAAGATTTTTTTCTAGACTTTTTCAGTCTATACGAATAGAAGTTAATAATGAAATAAATATTTTAAAAGGTTTTTTATTAGAATCTTCTAAAATTCTATTGAAAGGAGGTAGAATATCCGTGATTTCATATCATTCTATAGAAGATAGAATTATTAAATATTTTTTTAAAAAAGGAATTATAATAAATAAAATCAATTTTGAAACCCTTCCATTTAAAATGATACATAAAAAAGTAATTAAACCTAGTTTTCAAGAAATTACAAGTAATCCACGATCTAGAAGCGCAAAATTAAGAATTGCAGAAAAAACTTAATTCATATTATCATAAAATGAAAACAAATATACCAGATATCCTAAAAGGAAAATTCTTAGTAAAAGAAGATGCTTATCGTAGTTGGAATTTTATTATTTTTATTACCATCCTATCATTAATTAGTATTACCAGTTCACATATAATGGATAGAAAAATTCGAAAAATCAATAAAATTAGTGAAGAAATCAAGGAATTAAAATCTGAATATGCGGATTTACATAGTAAATGTATGAAAATGCAATTAGCCTCTTTTATAAGAAAAAAATTATTTAATGGATTAAAACATTTGGAAACTCCTCCATATGAATTAGTCATAGAAAATCAAAAAAAATATGGATAAAACACAATTAAACTAATGAAACGAAAAAGATATATTTTATTATATAAATCTTATTTAGTTGGTTTTTTATTCATATTTATTGCTACATTAATTATTTTTAATTTATTCTATATTCAAAATTATTCAGAAGGATACAAGAAATATGTTATAAAAAAAACAATCAGAACTAACTTAATTAAAGCTAAACGTGGAAATATTTATGCATTAGATAATAGTATTTTAGCAATGTCTGTTATAAGATATGATATTCACATAGATTTTAGAAGTATACCTGAAAAATTATTTCAAGATAATATTTATTCTTTATGTAACTCTTTGGATCTCTTGTTTAAGAAACAGAAATTTTTTTTCTATAAAAAATTTCAATACGAAAAGAAAAGGGGAAATAGATATTTTTTATTAGCAAAAAATTTAGATTATCCACATTTTAAAATCTTAAGAAGATTTCCCATTTTCAATAAGGGACAAATACGAGGTGGGTTCATCGTAGAAAAGAAAATATGTAGAATTCACACATTGGAAAATATTGGAAAAAGAACATTAGGATTTGATGATCACAGAGGAAAAGCGGGATTAGAAGGTGCTTTTAGCAAATATTTAAAAGGAAAAGATGGAAAAAGATTAGAACAACGTATTAGTTTTAAAATATGGAAACCATTAAAATCAGAAAATGAAATTAATCCAGAAGACGGAAAAGACGTTTACTCCACTATAGATATATATTTACAAGATATAGCTTATCATGCTTTGCTTCAAGAATTATCCATCTCTCAAGCACATCATGGATGTGTAATTTTGATGGATGTAAAAACTGGAGAAATTCCTGCTATGATCAATCTGGAAAAAACAAAAAAAAATACTTATGAAGATTTAAGAAATTTTTCAGTATGGGAAGGAAGTGAACCTGGATCTACTTTTAAAACAATGGCTATTCTTGCCGCTTTAGAAGATAAAAAAATAGATGTGAATATGATTATAAATACCAAAGGTGGAGTTATGAAATTGAAAGGAAAAAAAATACGAGATACTCATTATAATGGAAATGTTAAAATGAATCCAAAACAAATTTTAGAATTATCTTCGAACGTAGGAATAGCAAAAATTATTTATGAGAATTATAAAAAAAATCCTGAAAAATTTATAGAGCATTTTCGTAAATGGAAATTGGATAAAAAAATAGGGATTGAGATACCAGGAGAAAGCATGCCTTTTATTCCGACCCCTGGAAAAAAAAATTGGAGTGGTATTACTTTACCATGGATGACTTTTGGGTATAATATTAAACTAACTCCTTTACAAATACTCACTTTTTATAATGCTATAGCAAATCATGGAAAAATGATTAAACCTCTATTTATTAGAGAAATAAAACATTATGGAAAAAGTATAAAGAAACATAAAAATCCTATTGTTATGAATCCTTCTATAGCTGAAAAATCTTCTTTAAAAAAAATTCAAAATATGTTGGAAGGAGTAGTAAAAAATGGAACGGCTAAAAAATATTATCATCCAGAATATCCTTATGCGGGAAAAACGGGAACAACACAGTTAAATTATTGGATTAAAGGAAAGCCCTTATCTTATAATAGTTCTTTTGTAGGATATTTTCCTGCGAAAAATCCAAAATATTCTTGTATTGTAGTTATTTCAAAACCAGAAAAAGGATATTATGGAATAGAGGTAGCCGTTCCTGTATTTGACAAAATTGCTAAATCTATTTATCCTAGAATAGAAAAAAAAGTATTTTTTAAAAAAAATAAGAATCAAAAAGATTTACTAAATCAAATTACAAAATCAAAAAATTTTTTTATTGATAAGTGGATAATGCCTAATATTATCTCTGTTCCTGGAAAAGAAATCATCCCTATATTAGAAAATATGGGATTTCACATCCAATATGAAGGAATAGGAAAAGTATTGACTCAATCTGTTCAACCTGGAAAAAAATTGAAAAAAAATCAGATTATATTTTTGAAATTAGAAGAATGAAAAAACTATTAAAAGATATTTTGAAAAAAGTGCATGTATTAAACATAATAGGAAAAGATCCTTTTAAATTTATAGAAGGAATTTCTATAAATTCTAAAATAGTAAAAACCAATATGATTTTTGTGGCTATAAAAGGAAAAAAAACAGATGGACACCAATTTATTATAGATGCAATTCAAAAAGGCGCTAATACTATAATTTGTGAAAAAAATTTTTTCTCTTTTATTCCTAATATTTTTTATAAAAAAATTACTTATGTATTTGTTTCAAATTCTATGGAAGCTTTAGGAATTATATCATCTAATTTTTATGATCATCCTACAAAAAAAATAAAATTAATAGGAATTACCGGAACAAATGGAAAAACTTCTGTAGCTACGATTCTTCATTATTTATTTTCTAGAATGGGAGAAAAAAATATTCTTATTTCTACTATGGGAATAAAAATATTATCTATAAAATATCCTACTATACATACAACCCCGAATATTATAGAAATAAATAAATATTTAAATATTTCAATCCAAAAAGGATGTAGATATGCTTTTATGGAAGTAAGTTCACATGGAATACATCAAAAAAGAATATCAGGATTATTATTTCAAGGAGGAGTTTTTACGAATATTACACATGATCACTTAGATTATCATAGATCTTTTGACCATTATTTATCTACTAAAAGGCTTTTTTTTAAAAATTATTTATCTAAAAAAGCTTTTGCATTAGTTAATGCCGATGATGAAAATTCGTATAAAATGATAAAAAAAATTTTAGCTAAAACCTATTTTTACGGTATTAAAAAAAATTCCAATTTCAAAATTGGAATTTTAAAAGAAGATATGAATGGAAACGAATTGTTAATTGAGGGTCATAAAATTTTTACCTATCTAATAGGAAGATTTAATATCTATAATCTATTAGCTAGTTACGCTACATCTATTTTATTAGGAAAAAAGAAAGATGAAATCCTTAAAAAAATTAAATATGTAAAACCTATTAAAGGTCGTTTTGAGAAGTTTTTATCCAATTCTGGAATTCAGATTATTATAGATTATGCTCATAATCCAGATGGATTAAAATCTATTTTAAATACTATTAAAATCATAAAAAAAGATAATGAAAAATTAATTTGTATCATAGGTTGTGGAGGAAATAGAGATAGAAAAAAACGTCCTTTAATGGGGAAAATTTCTTATGAAACATGTGATATCTCTATTTTTACATCCGATAATCCTAGAGATGAAGATATCAATAAAATATTCAATGATATGAAAAATTTTAAACCATATCTAAAAAAAAAATCTATTTTAACTTTTGTAAAACGAGAAGAAGCTATTCAAAATGCAATTCAAATTGCAAAAAAAAAAGATATTATTCTAATAGCTGGAAAAGGACATGAAACTTTTCAAGAAATTAAAGGAAAACGTCATTTTTTTAATGATATGAAAATTACTAAAAATTTGTTAAAAATTTACGATAAATAACAAGATGATTTATTTTTTTAAATTTTTAATTATAAATTCTATTTTTTATAGAGCAATTATCGCTTTTTTTTTATCATTTTGTACAGCTTTGATTTGTTATCAAACAATTATATATTGGAATCAAAAAAATAGTATAATAGGAGAAAAAATACGAGATCTTGGACTTATTGGTCAAAAAGAAAAAGAAGGAACCCCAACTATGGGAGGTCTTGTTTTTATATTTTCCACATTAATTTCTACAATATTATTTTCTACTTTAAATAATGTATATGTATTAATGTTAATAATAGCTACATTGTATATGGGTTGTGTTGGCTTTATAGATGATTACCTTAAAATAAAATATAATAAAAAAGGACTTAGTGTAATGGGAAAAATATTTAGTCAAATTTTATTAGGAATTTTTATTGGAATCATTATGTATTTTAACACAAATATTTCTCTTCAAAAAGGAAAAATAGAATCAGAAAATTCACATTTTTATGGATTTTATACTACTATTCCCATTTTTTCTTCCATATATCATAATCATGAATTTAATTATGCAACTTGTTTAAGTTGGTATAATAAAAAATGGAAAAAATATACATGGATTATTTACATTCCTATTGTTATTGGAATTATTACGTTTTTATCCAATGGAACTAATTTAGCTGATGGAATAGATGGATTAACAGCTGGAATTTCTTCTATTATTTTTTCTATTTTTTCTTTATTTTCTATAATTGCCAGTAGCAAAATATATTCATCCTATTTTCATTTTATATATATTCCTCATTTAGAAGAAATTATTATATTTTCTTTTTCTTTTTTAGGATCTTTAATAAGTTTTCTTTGGTATAATACTTATCCAGCCCAAATTTTTATGGGCGATACTGGAAGTTTAACTATAGGAAGTGTTATTGCAATAATAGCTATTATAAATAGAAAAGAATTAATATTGCCTATTTTATGTGGAATTTTTTTTATTGAAAATATTTCTGTACTCATACAAGTATTATATTTTATATATTCTAAAAAAAAATATGGAAAAGGAAGAAGAGTTTTTTTAATGGCCCCTTTACATCATCATTTCCAAAAATTAGGATATC is a window from the Blattabacterium cuenoti STAT genome containing:
- the tgt gene encoding tRNA guanosine(34) transglycosylase Tgt; translation: MKFNLIKTDNYSKARIGVLETDHSKIETPIFMPVASKGYVKSVPTHELYKMCEITIGNTYHLYFQPGIEVLHKAGGIHSFLNWKGSILTDSGGFQIFSLKKLNKNTEDGVLFKSMIDGSFHFFSPEKSMKIQRFIGGDIIMAFDDCPSFPCSYTVAKKSLKKTHFWLKKCYSYLQENPEIYNYKQSFFPILQGSIYPDLRRFSAEEISLLEAEGYAIGGLSLGEEKEETYNITDLLTDILPKKKPRYLMGVGYPADLLEGISLGIDMFDCVLPTRNGRHGMLFTWKGIMNIKNKKWEKDYSCLDEFGKTDVDQLYSKSYLRHLFLSKDSLAKEIASIHNLSFYFHLLQEAKIHIMHNKFFYWKKSIIPLLQKRL
- the rsmH gene encoding 16S rRNA (cytosine(1402)-N(4))-methyltransferase RsmH encodes the protein MNFKYYHKPVLLEESIENLITDPNGIYVDTTLGGGGHSDAILKKLNQKATLIALDQDQESIKRNLIIDKRFHLFHKNFIHIRDILNQNRIDKVSGILVDLGFSSLQIDNPKRGFSNQSNCILDMRMNQESLYSAQNVLNECSKKELFHIFYEYGEFKNAKKIAEKIFKMRLKKNIKTALDLIHLFFIKGSFKKRKRFFSRLFQSIRIEVNNEINILKGFLLESSKILLKGGRISVISYHSIEDRIIKYFFKKGIIINKINFETLPFKMIHKKVIKPSFQEITSNPRSRSAKLRIAEKT
- a CDS encoding FtsL-like putative cell division protein, with the protein product MKTNIPDILKGKFLVKEDAYRSWNFIIFITILSLISITSSHIMDRKIRKINKISEEIKELKSEYADLHSKCMKMQLASFIRKKLFNGLKHLETPPYELVIENQKKYG
- a CDS encoding penicillin-binding protein, yielding MKRKRYILLYKSYLVGFLFIFIATLIIFNLFYIQNYSEGYKKYVIKKTIRTNLIKAKRGNIYALDNSILAMSVIRYDIHIDFRSIPEKLFQDNIYSLCNSLDLLFKKQKFFFYKKFQYEKKRGNRYFLLAKNLDYPHFKILRRFPIFNKGQIRGGFIVEKKICRIHTLENIGKRTLGFDDHRGKAGLEGAFSKYLKGKDGKRLEQRISFKIWKPLKSENEINPEDGKDVYSTIDIYLQDIAYHALLQELSISQAHHGCVILMDVKTGEIPAMINLEKTKKNTYEDLRNFSVWEGSEPGSTFKTMAILAALEDKKIDVNMIINTKGGVMKLKGKKIRDTHYNGNVKMNPKQILELSSNVGIAKIIYENYKKNPEKFIEHFRKWKLDKKIGIEIPGESMPFIPTPGKKNWSGITLPWMTFGYNIKLTPLQILTFYNAIANHGKMIKPLFIREIKHYGKSIKKHKNPIVMNPSIAEKSSLKKIQNMLEGVVKNGTAKKYYHPEYPYAGKTGTTQLNYWIKGKPLSYNSSFVGYFPAKNPKYSCIVVISKPEKGYYGIEVAVPVFDKIAKSIYPRIEKKVFFKKNKNQKDLLNQITKSKNFFIDKWIMPNIISVPGKEIIPILENMGFHIQYEGIGKVLTQSVQPGKKLKKNQIIFLKLEE
- a CDS encoding UDP-N-acetylmuramoyl-L-alanyl-D-glutamate--2,6-diaminopimelate ligase, with the translated sequence MKKLLKDILKKVHVLNIIGKDPFKFIEGISINSKIVKTNMIFVAIKGKKTDGHQFIIDAIQKGANTIICEKNFFSFIPNIFYKKITYVFVSNSMEALGIISSNFYDHPTKKIKLIGITGTNGKTSVATILHYLFSRMGEKNILISTMGIKILSIKYPTIHTTPNIIEINKYLNISIQKGCRYAFMEVSSHGIHQKRISGLLFQGGVFTNITHDHLDYHRSFDHYLSTKRLFFKNYLSKKAFALVNADDENSYKMIKKILAKTYFYGIKKNSNFKIGILKEDMNGNELLIEGHKIFTYLIGRFNIYNLLASYATSILLGKKKDEILKKIKYVKPIKGRFEKFLSNSGIQIIIDYAHNPDGLKSILNTIKIIKKDNEKLICIIGCGGNRDRKKRPLMGKISYETCDISIFTSDNPRDEDINKIFNDMKNFKPYLKKKSILTFVKREEAIQNAIQIAKKKDIILIAGKGHETFQEIKGKRHFFNDMKITKNLLKIYDK
- a CDS encoding phospho-N-acetylmuramoyl-pentapeptide-transferase, with amino-acid sequence MIYFFKFLIINSIFYRAIIAFFLSFCTALICYQTIIYWNQKNSIIGEKIRDLGLIGQKEKEGTPTMGGLVFIFSTLISTILFSTLNNVYVLMLIIATLYMGCVGFIDDYLKIKYNKKGLSVMGKIFSQILLGIFIGIIMYFNTNISLQKGKIESENSHFYGFYTTIPIFSSIYHNHEFNYATCLSWYNKKWKKYTWIIYIPIVIGIITFLSNGTNLADGIDGLTAGISSIIFSIFSLFSIIASSKIYSSYFHFIYIPHLEEIIIFSFSFLGSLISFLWYNTYPAQIFMGDTGSLTIGSVIAIIAIINRKELILPILCGIFFIENISVLIQVLYFIYSKKKYGKGRRVFLMAPLHHHFQKLGYHENKIFNRFIIIQMMLSILVFFLLTL